The following nucleotide sequence is from Vanessa cardui chromosome 3, ilVanCard2.1, whole genome shotgun sequence.
ttttgattgttggggcaagggcaccgtggctgacaccggctccaaatataccaataactataactacatgatataatcgttaatcgacttttaagtagtctaatatttttcatttcatttaacttaggaagactctaaaaaatatgttgaatacgcaattatttttattactttttcgtgatattcatttgttttaaaatagtgttttgtttgaagtcggtttttaacACCAAATGGTTTGAATTAAATAGGTATAATAGCATGGTTTTGATCATTAAGAATTACTTTTCGTTCAAATGTTTTAAACACAAGTTTAGATTTCTAAAATCAGTTTGTCTTTTTGTATTTCttcttatatatgtacataggtTTACAATAAACTCTTAGGTTAACAAGCAAAGACATAATTGACAGCTTAAATTAGTTTacgaatatatgatatattcgtACTCAAATGAAGATCTATTTTTCATGAATTAAAGaccaaataaaagttttttttataagttttaaagttAACACCTAACGCGAGGAATATGAGACAGCTACAGGAATCGCTACGGTCTTGGattgttaaaacttataaacaaAGGGCTGTTCAGCTCAGACGAGCGGGTAGGTGGCGGCCGTGGCGACGCCGCAGTGGTTGTCGCGGTTGCGCGCCAACTGCATGTAGCCGAGTCTTCCCCACGAGCGTCCCCATGAGTTCTTCAGGAGCCAGTAATCGTCGTGCTCGTCGTCCGTACCGTAACCCACCACCAGCATCTGTGAACGGTCAGAGGAGTGAAGATGTAtcgatatttaattgtttattagcacgactgtattaattatatcatatgttATTATGGAAACTGAAAAAATCgaacaatttcatatttatactaTACGCAAGTAAGCAACGATAACAATGATTACAGTGCTTCCATTAGTTCTTCTCCGCTAGAGTCTTCCAGGggtttataagttaaaaaatatttatattacgaaaAGCTTCCTTATCAGCAGAATATTAAATACGGAGGGCGCAGAAGCATTTGGTGTCCTGGAGATCGGGGTGGACGCTCTATTCGCTGTACGGACGGACCGGTCCGGACGATACCTTACCATCGTACTCAtcataatattgtaatgtaCTTTTTGATCTCTTCTTTGTTTACAAATAGAGATAGAGATCTCCAACTCACCGCATGATTTACTTTTTTGGAAGAGCATTTCTTCTCGTAGTAGACTCCAGTGGTGTAGAACTGGAATGCCCTTTCGCTGGCGTCGATTGTGACGGAGACGGGTCCCACGGTGGCCACGGCTTGTTTCAGGGTTTTCTCGTCACCCTTCGGCAAGTCCACGAAGCCAACAACTGTCGCACCCACGTCGTCGGGGTCGTACCTGAAATGGTAGAATTTTAGTGCTTCAATTTAGCGGTCATCGTTTATCAATCATAGCACGCCCGACGCTCGCCCGTACCTGCACAGTCTGCTAACGCCCTTGTAAGGGTAGGTCTCCTCTGTATTGATGCCGCCGTTGTCACGGATGTATGTAAAGGAGTTGGCAACGAACCCGCCTTTGCAGCCTTTGTTTCCGTACGCACCCGAGCAGTCAATCAGATTCTGCTCCGACAGCGACCAGAGGTAGCCGGTTTTGAGGAAGTGCTTTGCCTCCAGCGAGCCCGTCTGCAGCGATTGTCATGTTACAGTTACATTGCGGCAAATGAATAGATATAAATAGATCACTCGCTGGTCGAGctttattcagtattgttgcgaTCCGGTTTAATGTTGCAAAAAGTAACTATTGAGcttcttgctgattcttctcggtagaatctactttccgaccaagttgtagcttcatttaaaatatttgttaaataacgatctaaaagtgcttgtaaaagcctacttgaataaagtatattttcattgaagTATATTTGATTGTTGCAGTAGAAAAAATCAAAGACAAAAAAGATCACGTGTTCGGACCATCGGGTAGGTAACCCGATGGTCCGAACAGCTTCAAAATATAACGCGACTTATTATTCCGACTGCCCTGAGACTAGCCGAGACAGATTGGTGTGGAGGAAGCCAGTCGACACATCGGTAAAAGCATTTCAGGACGAGTACGACCTTCTGTAATGAAGGTCACAAAGAAGATGAAGGGAGCTTTCGTGTTTGTTATTTCACAGTTCGTCATTAGTTATTCTCATTTAGCTTcgagtaaaataaaacacaactcACGCTCAGggtcgtttttttttcaaaaaaaacgACCCTTGTGTATATATTAGTTGATGATATTTAAAGTaggtaatcaaaataaatattatatattaaggagTAATATTTCTTCGTTTATAGGCTCTTTATACGTTTATACGTTCACAAACTCAACTTCAGAAcacagtaatatttataattttaaaatatagattaagccatagtcaaattaaaatgaagGAAAGTGAAAATtacttaatgtaaaatatattgtatatgtatcgGTGAAAGAATGATAAAATAGGTGAATATTTCCCACGCCCAATACAAGTATTTGTTAATGTACAAAACGAAacctactaaatatttttaaatatatttcacgtGTCACATTGGCGGAGAAGGACACACGTGTATCATATAAATTAGCACGACCGTTCATATCGAACACTTAGATCATAGTAGATAAGTAGCTgatgcaattaaaatataacatatgttgcatcaaattaatattgatgGGTAACATTTTGTGTCATTGGAACCAGTGTCGTGTTTAAAAGGGTGGTGTGGGTGCGGAAAGCGGACACTCACGGTGCTGAACGCCCAGCTGGAGCCACACTTTCCTTGGTCCTTGACATCGGTGACGGCGCCATGTTTGCGCCAGTCCATCATCTTTGGCACCGCCAGGTTGGCGGGCAACACGAACGTGGCGCCGCTTGAAGCTTGTCCCTCGTCGAGTCTGCCGACAGACACACGTTCCTCACTATCTTCTCTAAGCCTGCCTCAGAGCTAAGTGCATAAACCCTTACAttgacataatattaaaatttattttttgttatactaATAATCCATATTTTAGTCTATTTTGGTACAAAAGCTATTTTTTAGTTATTCGGTTTTACCAGAAATCAAaagtcgctcgacaactgatgcgggaacgGAACTTCATAAACATACATACTGTGTAAGAGAAGAATCAACAAATGCTAGTGGCGCATTCTTAAATTCCTTTagagattttatttgtatataaatcaaTCGATTTTACAATAGCAAAATTATAACTTAGTGTTCAGACAGGATacaatcatataaatttaattgtattcgaTCGACCCAGAAATGGTGGAACAGAGTAGCCTCAGTACGCCGTCGGCTGTACAAGCAATTGTAGCTTTCAAGCTTAGTCAtttctgttttttaaataaattaaatcaattctaGGTTGCAGGTTACCTTGCTAATCATTGGAGAGAATATTTGAGAACACGACAatccaatatttattgtattaaatattatattaacgagATTTCGTCTCGTCTCTTTAGGTAATAAAGTTGGTGACATAGCACGGGTATTTGCATTTGCTAAATTTTGGGGTAACAATATGCAGTGCAACGGGAACCAATGGGTATCTCCATGTATTTACTTGCTTACTTCCTCAGGGATAAAGAAACGAAAATATGAATAATCgaacacaatattttataattaattattgtagtcATTTCATAAGCGCGAggaaaaatataagttattaatagAGGGTAAGCTCATTAGTGACAAGTAGTGCagatataaatgtttgtttggACAAATTTAGACTTGCAAATCATGTAATTATATCAGACATTACTCATGTGGGGTTTTCAGTTTTAATGAAAAGTCGAGTCAATGTATTTTGCTTTCTTCGAAGTCAAACTAAATCACTCGAGGAAAATGTGTTATTCACGAACTCAAGCGAGCAAATAGATGCAAAAGCAGTGAatgtttttttctgtatatgtataataatcaatataataatgatatatgatGAAATGCAGGTAGCACATgtattaactactgagtttcttgccggttcttctcggtagaatctactttccgaaccggtggtagcttcacttaattgttaaatgacgattcaaaagtgcttgtaaaagcccacttgaataaagtattctttgattttgattttgattgaaattgGGTTAAATTAAACAGCCGACAGAGGCAAAACTTGGAAACTAGGGAATAACacaaatttatatcatttatatacttaattgtcTGATTTTCCGAACGTCATTATGTCAAGTGATcagattgtttttaattttattcaggtTCGGCGGGAAATACGGTCAGCttgttaataatgttatttagcGTAAGTAGAAATAGACTAACTTTGTTaggtattcaaatatataaatctgaGTGGTTTGGGTCTACACAGCGAGCATTCCAAGGTCACTGGAACTTCgtaagtttgagtttgagtgtgAAACTAAGGACCCATTCATTTCATGGAATACTGAAATATTGCAGTAAAATGTGTATAAAGATAACTTTATAATCCCGTGTGTAGTAGAATTTTGAGGATCGATATACTTATTGACTTTGATTTTACTTCGGTTTTTATATAGCCATCTGAAcgcagaacgcgtgcatcttacccgatgattgtgggttcaaacccaggcaagcgccgctgattcatgtgcttaatttgtctttataattcatctcgtgctcagcggtgaaggaaaacatcgtgaggaaacctgcatgtgacaaatttcatagaaattctgccccatgtgtattccaccaacccgcattggaacagcgtggtgaaatatgttccaaaccttctcctcaaagagagaggaggcctttagcccagcagtgggaatttacaggctgttgttgttgttgtttttttatatagcgATGCCGTGCACTCACTTGGCGCTGCTGTTGAACTCGTTCATGGTCACGAACTCGTGGTGCAGCATGTCCGCGTACTTGTTGACTCCGAGGCGGTAGGTCTCCTGGCCGCTTTCGAAGCGCCGGTTGTGCTTTTCTATATAAAGTTTGTTCTCGGCGAAGATCTTCATACGGAACTTGTCTTCGGTCTGGTCTTCGTAAGATTTCTTATGTCGAAGCTAATGCAAACGATGGTGTTATTGATATCTATAATATCAATCACGGAAATCGCAATATCTAAGCACGGGATTTGGTTTACCTTGAAGGCGTTCCACTCCTCCTTGATAAGGTCAGTAAAGGTGTCGGCGACGACCACTACCACCACCATCACCAGCACAGCCAGGCTCTTCATTgtgttatttacattaaatacttcACGTCTGttgtaaaaaaaggcatatcgattatattttaactgtatttttatttttttgctacAATTAGAGCTAAGAGTTGGGAACCAATCTTTTATACAAAATGCAAAAGCAGTGCTGGCAATAAACTGCCCTGGTATAAAACGTTGCCTACATCAATGTCGATTCACCAATACTAAACAGTACGTTAAAGAAgacctttattttttttcttctggcTTCGTTTAAAAGATATCTCCGTTACTAAAGATCGATATCGGTTGTTCTAAATAATGGGACTGTAACCTGTCGAGAGGTGCTtgattaaaatatctataaagaACATAAATTACGTTCTTTAAATATACGTAAATATGTGGTAACACAGAGgcttaatagtaatatatttactgGAAATACAgtatgattttatttgtaatccTCCGTGTAATCCTCCGTGTAAACATAATCAGTCATAATTTGtagcataataaaataaaaaattcttaaGAAATCTGTgttcattaatattcataatattttcgtAAACAGCGACCGATTTTCTGAAGTATTCAAGCAAATAAGATGTCCAAAGTAATTTTCTATACAACCTGTGGTATCAATAATTGCTACTTTTTATAACTAcccatatattaataaattatgatattaatgacGGTTGTGATTTTtgtagatttattaataaaagtcacTGGTaacaattgttataaatttaagcGACCAGTCTTGCGCCTTACGGaaatgatttgttttaattgtaacaaAGCTATTGTTTGGTTTGGTTTTCATCTAATCATACGAGACAATATGTAACACGCAATGGAGTCATACGCTGATTCGAAGCGTGCAATACAAAGATATAGGTATGTGTGGcttataaactataaattaattgatctGCCTTACCTTAATTTATAGTAGACGGCAGCAACGGAACACGCCTAGAAACCGCAAGGGCTAAACAAATGCAAGTTACAATCAGGCGTGATTTATATTTGACTGCGACgggtaaattaattaacttgatTCATTGAGGTTACACATCGTTGACCTCTCCATTGAgcgctatttataaatatgcctAGCACTGAAACGGAAATATACGTATCCGGTCCCGGGCAAAACCCAAACTCTTGATCCCCTTCCGCTCAAGAGTTTGGGTAGGTATAGTTAGTAGGTACTAACTagaatatattgattattaacaacacaataatatttatatattgtgtagATGGGTTGTGGCAGCTAATTTCTCAAGATTGGCGGAGCAGAGGCGAGAATCGGAACGTCTTTGGGTAGATCGTTGACTTTTTACCGTCAGGTGGGCATGATCTGTGAAATTTTGAACAACTCcatcattttaaaattcaatgaagaTCGTCAAAAAATAAAGTTCAGGACTTCACTACTACACTTGTTAGAAGAAGACGCTGTCGCTTAGACGCTAAAGCTTTAGTTAGATGCCTCTCTTGTAGCGCCTTTAGATGTCGCTCACTTGGAGCcccttaaagtaaatattatacactATTGGCGCAGCGCTAGCCTTCTCAGAAACATTCAGATGTTCCACCACAAGATTCGATACCCATCTCAGaatttttcgtaaaaaaataaaaataaagttgatcAGTCAGATGGTAGTAGAATAACGCCGAGTGTTGTGGCGAGTAGCAGCATCAAAAGCAAGCAGTGGAACTAGTTCAATGCTCAACTTGCACATGTTAATTTACGCAGTCCggatatgtaaataaaaaataaaaaaataatattattgattttgtttcgTTCCCTGAATAATTAAATGCTTGTGtgatacaaaaacattattatcaCAATTGCAATTGGATCCCTCAAATGCGcttaaaaggtaaaataaaattatttgttgaaAACATGCCGTCATCTTTCATTTACCGGGTGATAAGCGCTGCAGCCGAAATATATGtaacgaatattattttaaaacctaaATGACACCCTGCTTATACGAAACAATGTCGTATTCCTAAGAGTTTAAAGTCCGTGTTGAAAGACAAGCCAATAAATTGGATGGATAACCAAGATAGATTGACACTCAGCTCACTGCAAGCGCTTTACCAATGTttgcaaattaataataattgatgcaATTAGAGCTCACGAAGATTAAAGAGCATTAATAAGCTTTACCTTAactgtttacttggtggtagggctttgtaccgtctgggtaggtaccaaccactcatcagatattctaccgtcaaataagtgtacatagtattgttgtgttccggtttgaagtgtgagtgagccagtgtaactacaggcacaaggaacataatatcttacttccaaagattggtggcgcatttgcgatgtaaggaatggttaatatttctaacagtggCATGTGTATAGGCggtgctgaccacttaccatcaggtgcctcatatgctcgtctgcaaACCTATAGCTAGAAAAAAAACTGAAGATTTTATTCTAATCCAAAGCACCTCCTTATTATTTACAGAAAGTGCGAGCATAACTATCctgttattatgttattatgttaATCCTGTTATTATGCAAATAAGTTGTAAACCTAATAGAGTACACGTTCCTTATATTTTGCGAAGTAATCGTCTATATTTAAGCTAGATCAATAACATAGCTTGTTAGTAACTCCTGGACCAAGTCGTGTCacttgtattgtttttaaataaatcattaatacacTGGACAACATCAGAAACATTAGTCAGACCTCAATGTAAGTAActcaagcacttgtgttatagaaaattagaagtaaccaacccaagacatcatagaaaactaatgaactttttctacatcgactaggccatcgaggtacccatgaaaacctgcgTACACACTATTCCACCATGGAGTTcgtcatatttattattgttaattacggaatttatgtaaaaataacaattaagtatttaatttaattttagaatagaGTAGATtagaatatgtttttatgtagagaaaataaaataaactattcttAACGCGTGACATACATGgctttaattactttttcctTGAAacacaattaaaagaaaaatcctGTAAACAATTTGTGTTAACCTACATCACATACAGCCTATCTTCATCTCCGAATTTCGATAGAATTGAAAACAATctgaatgttttaatattaataatggaaGATCTTTCTTTCCTTATCTACCATGACAAGATCATTTTGTTTACATGGGAATATTAAGTAACACAATAGTAAGGGAACCTTCGGTTTCTATGCagcatatctttttttttttacgtaagtGTGATTTTACCCCTCTGTCGCCTAATCTCTCCCTCCGTTGCCACGAGAGGTTGTACCGAAAAGGCTCGTGATTCTTCGGTCCGTGAGTAGGGGGTGTGAGGCGTGATTAATGGTAACGCCCACTCGAGCGAAGTCAACTCTGAGCTATGTATATAAATCAAGTAAATTAATTCAGTCGCCGCAGTCAAGCAGGACTCTCATCTGAGTAAGGCTTGCATTTGTGTAACGAGTTAACACAAGATTCTAAGCGTGTTCCGCGGCTGCCGTctactgtataaaaattaagGTAAGAAGgagagaataatatttttataatttataaatcgcACCAATAAATAAGCAGGCTCAACTGAGGGCCACGACAGTAATTTAGGATAAGTTCGATATTCAGCTTGCACcctgtttttttcttattaattatatttttttcataatgcaAGGGTTATTCGTAGTACAAGCATGGAATAATAACTttgtttacataaaacatattaaattaagtcTTTAAGTGTGTGGAAATGTGGCAAGAACGCTAGCAGCTAGAAACTATCACTATGTACAAGTATATTTGCCATTTTATTGAGACTCGCTTTTCAGTAACAGTAATATTTGCGAAATTTTGAATGCAGATGAAGAGCCTGGCTGTgctggtggtggtggtggcggTGGTCAGTGCCGACAGCTTCGCCGACTTCGTCCGCGATGAATGGAACGCCTTCAAGGTAAACAAAACTTAATTCATGAGCCTAGTATCgctcaaattaataaaagtttcagtagtttatttgtataactTTATACATATCGTCCTaaaagtatgtatgtgtatataccAAAGTAGTTTTCGCAACATATGAAAGTAACAATGAAACGATCGTCTGCATTAGCGGGAACACAAGAAATCGTACGCAAACGAGACGGAGGAAAAGTTCCGAATGAAGATCTTCGCCGAGAACAAGCTGAAGGCGGAGGAGCACAACCGGCGCTTCGAGCGCGGCCAGGAGACCTACCGCGTCGGCGTCAACAAGTACTCCGACCTGCTGCACCACGAGTTCGCCACCTTGAACGGCTTCAACCGCACCGCCAAGTGAGTGCACGCTTGTTCCCAAACTAATAGAAATTTCTACGAaagtcttttatatttttacgaacATACATCTCTGTTGAAAAGCTACAGGCGAGATTATAAACTCTCGTTTGAAATAACCTTTGGTCTCATGTTATATATCGCATTAAtaaagtttgtatttaaaaatttaattctctTAGCGGCGAATTCTGTATCACGCAGTCTACTCGCCAACCCATTAATCGTAGTATCAGGGGCGTCTCGTAGAATGTAAAGTGAcacatatgtttataattaaacataaatatgtgaCATTAGAAGTCACAAATTagataataagtttttttactaTTGAACAGTAAATTATTGGCTTTATGCAATGCAATGTATTGAAGCCAAATTGTATTTTCGAAAGAGAATGCAATTTGGCTGCGCCGTCAGATAATGTTTGGCGTCTTTctaactcaaaaaaaaaacgaacacgTATACCTTGTACACACGTTGACCCAGCAAGTAATACTTTATTGTGCTTGTCATCCAAAACATAAGGTAGGCCATTTATAGAAGTGACCAAGAGAGATGGACCAAGAATATGCTGTTGAGGGTCCTCCATATGTATCGGAGTCCTAGGAGACCTTAAACTGTAAACATCAACCACCCAACCAACAGATTGAGTGCGTTCTTAATGCAGTAGTAGCGTAGCTTCCTAAGCAGTGTTTCATGTTGCACACAAAGGAAGGCCTAAGAGAGGTCACAAAGTTCTATTATCTTACACCTAACACAAGCGCTGGCTTAAATGGtgggttaaaaaataatattagttatttcttataaaagggaataactactatttttttttaaaagctgtGCAATGGACTGAGAGCCGGTAATCAGGTGTGAGTTGTCTGTTGGCAGACTTAAGGATGGAAAAGCTCTACGCGGTGTGACGTTCCTGTCTCCCAACAACTTGGCGGCACCGAAGTTTATGGACTGGCGCACGGAGGGCGCCGTCACCCCAGTTAAGGACCAAGGAAGTTGCGGTTCCGGCTGGGCCTTCAGTGCTGTAAGTGTCCGCCCCCCGCACCCACGCCACCCCCCTACACACCTTATTCCAATGCAACAAAATGTTACCCATTGATATTTCGTTTGGTGCAATATGTGTACGTTGTAATTGTAGCAACTCCTAGCGTTCGATATGAACATTTAGGTTGGTTGACGGCGAACGAGTCTCGTTCTGACAATAtgaccaaatttaaataataactcagAGTCGGAAGTTTCCAAACTATCCTATCTTTGTCTTGGTGCTAATAACGCAAATACTTCGAAAGTTATctcaatataatgttttaaagtttataCATTAACAAATGCTAGTATCAAGTGTGAGAAAGTAGTGTTATTCTTCTTAACGTTTTATGGTTGCAAATGGTTTATGTAACTCGCAAGAGGAAAAGAAGAGTATTTGAGCATTTCATTTAGTTTAAATATCATCTACCAATGTAAAATGCTCGTGTTTTGGTGGACAACCCTGAGCATGATGAATTATAACCACATTTGAGGTATAAACTGTTTTTCGACCCTATTTGGTTTTATTCCTTCTCGAAACATAACTGTAACCTAACCGCCATCACAGACGGGCTCGCTGGAGGGGCAGCAATTCCGCAGTAGCGGCGTCCTCGTAGAGCTGTCGGAGCAGAATCTAATCGACTGCTCGAAAGATTACGATAACAACGGCTGCGATGGCGGTTCCGTGCCCCACGCCTTCACCTACATCCGCGACAACGGAGGCATCGACACGGAGGAGAGCTACCCCTACGAGGAGGACGACGAAGACAACTGCAGGTGCGCGCGAGGGTGGCTGTGCTGAGCGATGGCGCACACTCGCCGGCCCAGCCGCTTAACGTCGACTGTTGCAGGTACAATCCCAGGAACGTGGGCGCGAAAGTCGTCGGCTTCGTGGACCTGCCGAAGGGTAACGAGAAGAAGCTGCTGGATGCCGTGGCCTCCGTAGGGCCTGTCTCCGTCTCCATCGACGCCAGCCAGCCGTCCTTTCAGAAGTACACCACCGGAGTCTACTACGACAGTAGATGTTCCTCCACCAGGCTCAATCATGCGGTGAGTTGGAGAGCTGAAGCCTTATAGTTTTAAGTactaagtaattttttattatttaatattatgataagtaGACAAAATTTACGGTGATTACGTGTTATTATGCGAAGAGTCGCAATTTTCACTAAATATAATCGATATAATCTCACCCGTCGTCCGTCCGCAGGTACTGGTGGTGGGCTATGGCTATGATGAGGTCGGCGGCGACTACTGGCTCATCAAGAACTCGTGGGGACGCTCGTGGGGCATGCTCGGCTACATGAAGTTGGCGCGCAACCGCAACAACCACTGCGGCGTCGCCACGGCCCCCACCTACCCGCTCGTCTGAGCTAATATTCACAACGTGCACTCAGGTTCCTAAAGACAAtccttaaagtaaataaaacatttggtCATGATTTATGAgacagaattaaaaaatgtacattaaatTTTTCGCAAAAACTACCTGTTTCATTGCCTTCCACATTATAACGTAAGGTATTAGTAGTGAGTGCAAAAGTGTCAAGCTCAGATCTCGTTTAGCTTGTTTGCTAGTACGTTGCACCGGTGTACTGTATGTAGAACATGAAACATCAACAAACCGTAGGTCATCTACGTTGAATGTTAGATTCATCCCGTTTGCGTACATAATAGAGGAAAAACCGATGAAGATTTTGACAAAACAGTATGAAGAACggaaatgcaaaataaatttgctGGAAATCCAATAGGAAATTTCTGGTTGTTACTGTTAAAAATGTCTGACTTGAAACCGCAGTTTCACTGATAGTGGTATTTCCTATTTACAATGTATCGAATTTGGTATACTTACACTGAAGACAAATATTTGGTACATACAACTTTTTTGATTGCGTAATCATCCGATCAATGCTCAAAGGGCTCCGGCTCATTATACTTCAACTCCGAATCATGGTTAAAGCCTTGT
It contains:
- the LOC124543629 gene encoding cathepsin L-like, coding for MKSLAVLVMVVVVVVADTFTDLIKEEWNAFKLRHKKSYEDQTEDKFRMKIFAENKLYIEKHNRRFESGQETYRLGVNKYADMLHHEFVTMNEFNSSAKLDEGQASSGATFVLPANLAVPKMMDWRKHGAVTDVKDQGKCGSSWAFSTTGSLEAKHFLKTGYLWSLSEQNLIDCSGAYGNKGCKGGFVANSFTYIRDNGGINTEETYPYKGVSRLCRYDPDDVGATVVGFVDLPKGDEKTLKQAVATVGPVSVTIDASERAFQFYTTGVYYEKKCSSKKVNHAMLVVGYGTDDEHDDYWLLKNSWGRSWGRLGYMQLARNRDNHCGVATAATYPLV
- the LOC124543631 gene encoding procathepsin L-like, which codes for MKSLAVLVVVVAVVSADSFADFVRDEWNAFKREHKKSYANETEEKFRMKIFAENKLKAEEHNRRFERGQETYRVGVNKYSDLLHHEFATLNGFNRTAKLKDGKALRGVTFLSPNNLAAPKFMDWRTEGAVTPVKDQGSCGSGWAFSATGSLEGQQFRSSGVLVELSEQNLIDCSKDYDNNGCDGGSVPHAFTYIRDNGGIDTEESYPYEEDDEDNCRYNPRNVGAKVVGFVDLPKGNEKKLLDAVASVGPVSVSIDASQPSFQKYTTGVYYDSRCSSTRLNHAVLVVGYGYDEVGGDYWLIKNSWGRSWGMLGYMKLARNRNNHCGVATAPTYPLV